ACACGCGCCGCGCTGGCTAGCGGCGGGTGTCGGGGCCGGCCGCCGCCCGGAACCGCTCCACGAGGGTGCGTGTCAGGTCAAGATACTGTCGGTCATACCCGCGCGACGGCTCGATCTGGGTGCCTTCCAGCCACTCGTTGAAGCTGGTGATCACGACCCAGTCGGGCTTCGAGTCGATAGCCCCCTGGAACGTCCCGCGGTAGTACGCGCCATCCTCCCGCTCGACGGCGAAGGTCTGGGCACGTCCGTTGATACGGGTGTCGTCGTAGCCGGGCATCGCGACGGCCGCCCAGATCTTGCGGTCAGCAGGGCCGGAGCCGCGCGCGCGGACCGTCTGGCCGTAGCTGGCGAGCTGGCGGGCTGGATCGTCGCTCCAGGCCACCGAGTACGGGAAGATGCCGTCGAAGACGCTCAGCAGGTCGAAGAAGTCGCCTTCGGCGATCCACAACGCTTCGCGCTTCGGATCGACCTCCTCGAGGATGGCGCGCCATGCGTTGACGGCCGCCCCGGTCTTCGCGTTCACCCGCACACCGTCCGTACCGTAGACGCTCTTCGGGTTCCAGACGAAGATGACCGGCTTGCCGTCAACGCGCAGGTAGCCCGGTTGCTCGGTGTGGGTCAGCAGCAGCACCTTGAGCGCCGTCACCAGCTCGGTCCGCGAGCCGAAGAACTCGTCGCTGTCCGTCTCCAGCAGGACGGCCGCCTTCAGGCCGGCCCGCTCCGACTCGGTCAGCAACTGGCGCAGGTTCGTCTCGGTCGGGTTGTTGCCCTTCTGCCCGAACCACGCCGACACCAGCACGTCGATGCCAGCGCCGCGCGCGTCGGCCACCTGCCGGGTGATGGTCTCGCGGTCGGCCGAGCTGTACGGCTCGACGGGCAGATCCGAGGTCTGGCCTGAAGTCCAGGTCCGCTCGTCGTACCAGGGGTAGTAGAGCGCCATCACCAGCGGCGTGCCGAGGCGCAGCGCAGCGGCGGGGGTTGGGGCGCCACTGAGACGGGGTGTCGGCGTGGACGCGAGCGTGCTGGCAGGCAGCGGCGCGCCATCGTAGATGGCCTCGGTGCAGTTGACACCGGCCGGCTTCGGGCCGGGCCGGCGCACCGGCGGCTGCTCGACTGGCCCGACGTCGATGCCGTCGATCCAGAAATTGCTGTCGGTGTACGGGTTGTAGACGAAGATGCGCGGCCCGACCTGCGGCTCGGCGATCCTGAACGAGCAGAACGTGCTCGACGTCTCCCCGAAGCTGATGACGCCGGGCTGCCCTTCCTGGCCGCTCCACATCTTCGTCAGGCGGAAGTTCTTGATCCAGACCTCCGGCTCCGGGGTGGCCGTGGGCGGGCGCGGGCGCGGCGTCGGCGGCACGACCGTCGTCGGAGTTGGGGCCGGTGGAGGCGGGTTGATGAGGCCGCCACAGGCCGCGCCCGCCAGCATCAGTGGGAGCGCCAGCGCGAGCAGTGCGGCTCGACGGAGCCTGCCAGGATGCGCGCGAAAGCCGACGGGGCGTCGGGGTGCCTGCATGAGCGCCATTATGCCGGGAGCAGGCGTCGTCTCACGCACCAGACCCGGCGCGCATT
Above is a genomic segment from Chloroflexota bacterium containing:
- a CDS encoding glycoside hydrolase family 99-like domain-containing protein, with product MQAPRRPVGFRAHPGRLRRAALLALALPLMLAGAACGGLINPPPPAPTPTTVVPPTPRPRPPTATPEPEVWIKNFRLTKMWSGQEGQPGVISFGETSSTFCSFRIAEPQVGPRIFVYNPYTDSNFWIDGIDVGPVEQPPVRRPGPKPAGVNCTEAIYDGAPLPASTLASTPTPRLSGAPTPAAALRLGTPLVMALYYPWYDERTWTSGQTSDLPVEPYSSADRETITRQVADARGAGIDVLVSAWFGQKGNNPTETNLRQLLTESERAGLKAAVLLETDSDEFFGSRTELVTALKVLLLTHTEQPGYLRVDGKPVIFVWNPKSVYGTDGVRVNAKTGAAVNAWRAILEEVDPKREALWIAEGDFFDLLSVFDGIFPYSVAWSDDPARQLASYGQTVRARGSGPADRKIWAAVAMPGYDDTRINGRAQTFAVEREDGAYYRGTFQGAIDSKPDWVVITSFNEWLEGTQIEPSRGYDRQYLDLTRTLVERFRAAAGPDTRR